In Aciduliprofundum sp. MAR08-339, a single window of DNA contains:
- a CDS encoding 30S ribosomal protein S11, producing the protein MASRVSVVHIYSSHNDTIITATDITGAETFAKASGGMVVKADREEASPYAAMKAAEMVAEQLKEKEIEEIIVKVRAPGGNRSMSPGPGAQAAIRALARAGMKILRIEDVTPIPHDSTRKPGGKRGRRV; encoded by the coding sequence ATGGCAAGCAGAGTTAGTGTTGTGCACATTTATTCCTCCCATAATGATACCATCATAACGGCCACGGACATAACAGGTGCTGAGACATTTGCCAAGGCATCTGGTGGGATGGTTGTTAAGGCTGATCGCGAGGAAGCATCTCCCTACGCCGCCATGAAGGCGGCTGAGATGGTGGCCGAGCAACTCAAGGAAAAGGAAATCGAGGAGATTATCGTTAAAGTTCGTGCTCCTGGTGGAAATAGGAGTATGAGTCCAGGTCCGGGAGCTCAGGCGGCAATAAGGGCCCTGGCAAGGGCAGGTATGAAAATTCTGCGCATTGAGGATGTTACACCTATCCCGCATGATAGCACGAGAAAGCCCGGCGGAAAGAGGGGTAGGAGGGTTTAA
- a CDS encoding 30S ribosomal protein S13, with translation MAEFKYIVRIADTDLDGNRPIIYAIQGIKGIGYRVAEGIVKDLSMNPRQKIGELSDEQIEEIRVIIEEKLEEILPGWMMNHRKDYFTGEDRHVLSTELDLQKQDDINRLKRIKCYRGVRHERGLPVRGQRTRSNGRSGLTVGVSRKKR, from the coding sequence ATGGCAGAATTCAAGTATATCGTCAGGATTGCCGATACGGATCTGGATGGAAATAGGCCGATCATATATGCCATTCAGGGAATAAAGGGCATAGGATACAGGGTAGCCGAGGGCATAGTGAAGGACCTCAGTATGAACCCGAGGCAGAAAATTGGAGAACTCAGTGATGAGCAGATTGAGGAAATAAGGGTCATAATTGAGGAGAAACTGGAGGAGATCTTGCCCGGGTGGATGATGAATCACCGTAAGGATTATTTTACCGGAGAGGACAGGCATGTACTCTCCACGGAACTTGATTTGCAGAAGCAGGATGATATTAACAGACTTAAGAGAATTAAATGCTACCGTGGAGTTAGGCACGAGAGGGGCCTGCCTGTGCGTGGTCAGAGAACCCGCTCAAATGGGCGTAGTGGTCTAACCGTGGGAGTTAGCAGGAAGAAGAGGTGA
- a CDS encoding DNA-directed RNA polymerase subunit D encodes MEFNILDVQDRYIRFEIRGITPAMANALRRTLINDIPKLAIHKVIFHHGQIRDMEGKVYDSSTPLFDEIIAHRLGLIPLPTDLNMKFRDECDHPPDEGCPLCTVTYTLNKHGPATVYSGDLIPVGDDKFRPVDPLIPIVKLKEHQAILLEAEAIMGTAKEHAKWQVTSGVTYKYHREIRVSKKDSELWQKVKDSCPKNVIKEDEEYIVFTDDIPCKAMAELLSFEEPEIIEDDSHFIFEFETDGSLTAIDTLEYAIKRLKKRFALLREHAALG; translated from the coding sequence ATGGAATTTAACATCCTTGATGTTCAGGACAGGTACATAAGGTTTGAAATTAGGGGTATAACTCCTGCCATGGCAAATGCATTGCGCAGAACTCTCATAAACGATATACCAAAACTGGCGATTCACAAAGTGATATTTCACCATGGCCAGATCAGGGACATGGAGGGCAAGGTTTACGACTCATCCACGCCTCTATTTGATGAGATTATTGCCCATCGTCTGGGTCTTATTCCTCTGCCCACTGATTTGAATATGAAGTTCAGAGATGAATGCGACCATCCTCCAGATGAGGGCTGTCCTCTTTGCACGGTGACATACACACTCAACAAACATGGGCCTGCAACCGTTTATTCAGGTGACCTCATTCCTGTGGGTGATGATAAATTTAGGCCTGTGGATCCTCTAATTCCAATTGTCAAGCTCAAGGAACATCAGGCCATACTTCTGGAGGCCGAGGCAATAATGGGCACCGCCAAGGAGCATGCCAAGTGGCAGGTGACAAGCGGCGTGACCTACAAGTACCACAGGGAGATAAGGGTGAGCAAGAAGGATAGCGAGTTGTGGCAGAAGGTAAAGGATTCCTGTCCCAAGAATGTGATAAAGGAGGATGAGGAGTACATAGTTTTCACAGATGACATTCCATGCAAGGCCATGGCTGAATTGCTTTCCTTTGAAGAGCCCGAGATAATTGAGGATGACTCCCACTTCATCTTCGAGTTTGAGACCGATGGAAGTTTGACTGCAATTGATACCCTTGAGTATGCAATAAAGCGACTTAAAAAGAGGTTTGCACTTCTGCGTGAGCATGCGGCACTGGGATAA
- the dnaG gene encoding DNA primase DnaG, with protein sequence MAIFPKNKEVKKLNTDPYAAKYLIRASIETDGIVERPDVVGAIFGQTEGLLGDELDLRDLQKSGRIGRIEVDIKSEKGKSVGEILIPSSLDQVETAILAAALETIDRVGPCRSRVKVISIEDIRATKRQRVVDRAKELLQMLLKQGKQVSEDLVKSVREAVEIEEVVIYGEDHLPAGPNVEKSEAIIVVEGRSDVINLLNYGIKNAIAVNGTNVPKTIIELSKKKIVTAFLDGDHGGDLILKELLQVADIDFIARAPPGYEVEELTYKQIVKALRNKVPVEQYIATHNLGDIKKEEKEGKKEDKKEKEPKKEEKKEEKKEGEDLVSLFKDLNSKKEAALLKDNKVILRIPLNELIEKLKSAKEKGDTLVTGGIISQRLVDVAHEKGIGRIIGYKIGNVTKRPLNMKLLTKDMVKK encoded by the coding sequence ATGGCTATTTTCCCGAAGAACAAGGAGGTGAAGAAATTGAATACGGACCCCTACGCAGCAAAATATCTGATAAGGGCAAGCATTGAAACAGATGGAATTGTGGAAAGACCAGATGTTGTTGGAGCAATTTTTGGACAGACTGAAGGTCTTTTGGGCGATGAACTGGACCTTAGAGATCTGCAGAAAAGCGGAAGAATAGGAAGAATTGAGGTTGATATAAAATCCGAGAAGGGAAAATCTGTCGGTGAGATTCTCATTCCCTCAAGTCTGGATCAGGTTGAAACCGCCATACTTGCCGCCGCTCTGGAGACCATTGACCGTGTTGGCCCATGCCGCTCCCGTGTTAAGGTCATATCCATAGAGGACATTAGGGCCACAAAGAGGCAGAGGGTTGTGGATCGTGCAAAGGAACTTTTGCAGATGCTTCTCAAGCAGGGTAAGCAGGTTAGCGAGGACCTCGTGAAATCTGTAAGAGAGGCTGTGGAAATTGAAGAGGTTGTGATCTATGGTGAGGATCATCTCCCTGCAGGACCAAATGTGGAGAAGAGCGAGGCAATAATCGTGGTTGAGGGGAGGAGTGATGTTATCAACCTCCTAAATTACGGGATAAAGAATGCCATAGCCGTAAACGGCACAAACGTGCCAAAAACGATAATTGAGTTGAGCAAGAAGAAGATTGTAACCGCTTTCCTTGACGGAGATCATGGTGGAGACCTGATACTCAAGGAACTTTTGCAGGTTGCAGACATAGATTTCATTGCAAGAGCCCCTCCCGGATACGAGGTTGAAGAACTTACATACAAGCAAATAGTCAAAGCCCTGAGAAACAAGGTACCTGTGGAGCAGTACATAGCCACTCACAATCTGGGCGATATAAAGAAGGAAGAGAAGGAAGGGAAGAAAGAGGATAAAAAGGAAAAAGAGCCAAAAAAGGAGGAGAAAAAAGAAGAAAAGAAGGAAGGTGAGGATCTAGTCTCACTTTTCAAGGATCTAAATTCAAAGAAGGAGGCTGCGCTGCTCAAGGATAATAAGGTAATTTTGCGAATACCCCTCAATGAATTAATTGAAAAATTGAAGAGTGCCAAGGAGAAGGGAGATACCCTGGTCACAGGCGGGATAATATCCCAGAGACTCGTTGATGTGGCCCACGAAAAAGGCATAGGCAGGATAATAGGATACAAGATAGGAAACGTGACGAAGAGACCCCTAAATATGAAATTGCTCACGAAAGATATGGTGAAGAAATGA
- a CDS encoding 30S ribosomal protein S4, protein MGDPRFNRKKYETPKHPWEADRIKEEWELQKKYGLKNKREIWKAKSILRNFRGQARELQAKLRYGDPQAEKQQKLLFEKLTKLGILNEANATLDAVLSLTVEDILRRRLQTVVYLKGLARTPKQARQFIVHGHIAIGDRKVTIPGYLVRVEEEELIDYYKFSPLADEMHPMRPQVIEGGVETEGVGETTQEGGEQ, encoded by the coding sequence ATGGGTGATCCAAGGTTCAACAGGAAGAAGTACGAGACCCCAAAGCATCCGTGGGAAGCGGATCGTATCAAGGAAGAATGGGAACTTCAGAAGAAGTACGGGTTAAAGAACAAGAGAGAGATATGGAAGGCAAAATCCATACTTCGCAACTTCCGCGGTCAGGCGAGAGAGCTTCAGGCCAAGTTGAGATACGGGGATCCTCAGGCTGAGAAGCAGCAGAAATTGCTTTTTGAGAAATTAACAAAGCTGGGTATCCTGAATGAGGCAAATGCAACCCTTGATGCCGTGTTGTCTCTGACGGTGGAGGATATTCTCCGCAGAAGGTTGCAAACTGTTGTGTATCTGAAGGGTCTTGCCCGCACTCCAAAGCAGGCAAGGCAGTTCATAGTGCACGGTCACATTGCCATAGGTGATAGGAAGGTTACAATACCCGGTTATCTTGTTAGGGTTGAAGAGGAGGAACTCATTGATTACTACAAGTTCTCCCCTCTTGCAGATGAGATGCATCCTATGCGTCCTCAGGTTATAGAAGGCGGAGTTGAAACAGAGGGTGTGGGGGAAACCACTCAGGAGGGAGGTGAACAGTAA